The following coding sequences lie in one Arachis stenosperma cultivar V10309 chromosome 5, arast.V10309.gnm1.PFL2, whole genome shotgun sequence genomic window:
- the LOC130980448 gene encoding uncharacterized protein LOC130980448: protein MLQTTPPTARTCTHCDAHLFHHETFDMCCNGEKVSLPQVNAPQELFEIFLDPFAEGNHFRKHIRGYNHVFSFTSCGVHIGEQLATSSHGIYTFCAQGIMYHNIGGFHPDQRLAQRLDVQECSLVIREQPANQPQYSLPTASQVAAIIIGDDIETMVHG from the exons ATGCTTCAAACTACACCACCTACTGCAAGGACATGTACACACTGTGATGCACATCTGTTTCACCATGAAACATTTGACATGTGTTGCAATGGAGAAAAAGTCTCTTTACCCCAAGTAAATGCTCCTCAGGAATTATTTGAAATCTTCTTGGACCCTTTTGCAGAAGGGAACCATTTCAGGAAACACATTCGTGGTTACAATCATGTTTTTTCATTCACTTCATGCGGTGTACACATAGGCGAACAATTAGCTACATCAAGTCATGGTATATATACATTCTGTGCTCAAGGAATAATGTACCACAATATAGGAGGATTTCATCCGGATCAAAGG CTTGCACAACGACTAGATGTGCAAGAGTGTAGTTTGGTGATTAGAGAACAACCTGCTAATCAACCACAATACAGTCTCCCAACTGCTTCACAAGTAGCAGCCATAATAATCGGTGATGACATTGAAACAATGGTGCACGGATGA
- the LOC130979551 gene encoding LRR receptor-like serine/threonine-protein kinase FLS2 produces the protein MHHYLFLVITITNPITEMGWCFRVISLLLLLLGAESKTHWSDTQFLKDFKNGIHPSSVNPGSCLSSWDFTLDPCDNLFTQKFTCGFRCDSIDSGLSRVTELALDQASYSGPLPPTWNLLPYLQTLDLSNNFFYGNIPGSLSNLTRLRRLALSANSFSGAIPSSIGSLSTLEELCLDHNNLTGAIPATFNGLKNLKRLELQSNKLQGWVPPYLGPLNNLNYLDASDNSLIGELPIWLPASLVQISMRNNKLSGVLKPEVLKNLKDLQVLDLSWNKLSGAVPFALFELPSLQQLTLSFNEFSSVEGNSAGFEKSGLIAVDISNNKLRGSLPWFMAWMPQLSALSLENNMLSGMIPKEYAMKVVSPRNGESSFGRLLLGGNYLYGGIPHPLLGLKPDSANVSLANNCFYRCPRTFFFCQGAAQKPPPLCHK, from the coding sequence ATGCATCACTATTTATTCCTTGTCATTACCATCACCAATCCTATCACTGAAATGGGTTGGTGTTTTCGTGTGATTTCcctattattattgttgttgggagCAGAATCAAAGACTCATTGGAGTGACACACAGTTTCTGAAGGATTTCAAGAATGGGATTCACCCAAGTTCTGTGAACCCCGGTTCCTGCTTAAGTTCATGGGACTTCACTCTCGACCCGTGCGATAATCTCTTCACTCAGAAATTCACGTGCGGCTTCAGGTGCGACTCCATCGACTCCGGCTTGAGCCGAGTCACCGAACTCGCTCTCGACCAGGCCAGTTACTCCGGTCCCCTCCCTCCAACTTGGAATCTTCTTCCCTACCTCCAAACCCTCGATCTCTCCAACAACTTCTTCTACGGCAACATCCCCGGCTCCCTATCCAACTTGACTCGCTTGCGCCGACTCGCCCTCTCTGCTAACTCCTTCTCCGGCGCCATACCCTCCTCCATTGGCTCACTCTCCACTCTCGAGGAGCTCTGTCTCGATCACAACAACCTCACCGGAGCTATCCCCGCCACCTTCAACGGCCTCAAGAACTTGAAGAGGCTGGAGCTTCAATCCAACAAGCTCCAGGGTTGGGTTCCTCCATACTTGGGTCCCCTGAACAACCTTAACTACCTGGACGCCAGCGACAATTCCCTGATCGGAGAATTGCCAATCTGGCTGCCGGCTTCCCTGGTTCAGATTTCGATGAGGAACAACAAGTTGAGCGGAGTACTAAAGCCAGAAGTGTTGAAAAACTTGAAGGACTTGCAGGTTTTGGATTTGAGTTGGAACAAGCTGAGTGGGGCAGTTCCTTTTGCACTTTTCGAGCTACCATCGCTGCAGCAATTAACGCTGTCTTTCAACGAGTTTTCTTCCGTGGAAGGAAACTCCGCAGGATTTGAGAAGAGCGGATTGATCGCGGTAGACATAAGCAACAACAAGCTCAGGGGTAGTTTGCCATGGTTCATGGCGTGGATGCCTCAGCTTTCGGCATTGTCGCTGGAGAACAACATGTTGAGTGGCATGATACCAAAGGAGTATGCGATGAAGGTGGTGTCCCCGCGAAATGGGGAATCAAGTTTTGGGAGGCTTCTGTTGGGTGGCAACTACTTGTACGGAGGGATACCTCACCCTCTGTTGGGTCTTAAACCCGATTCTGCAAATGTCAGCCTTGCTAATAACTGCTTCTATAGGTGCCCTCGTACCTTCTTTTTCTGCCAAGGTGCTGCCCAGAAGCCCCCGCCACTGTGTCATAAGTAA
- the LOC130982451 gene encoding agamous-like MADS-box protein TM6 isoform X2: protein MGRGKIEIKLIENPTNRQVTYSKRRNGIFKKAHELSVLCDAKVSLIMFSKNNKMHEYISPGLSTKKIIDQYQKTLGDIDLWHSHYEKMLENLKKLKDINNKLRRQIRNRIGEGSLDMDDMSFQQLRTLEEDMVSAIAKIRERKFHVIRTRTETCRKKVRSLEQMNGNLLLELEKCVIHPQFILHDEGEQESAVALANGASNLYAFCHHHTHLNHHLHNHHAPPEPFKNDDLRLA, encoded by the exons ATGGGTCGTGGAAAGATTGAGATAAAGCTCATCGAGAACCCAACCAACAGGCAAGTTACATACTCAAAGAGAAGGAATGGTATCTTCAAGAAAGCTCATGAACTCAGTGTTCTCTGTGATGCTAAGGTCTCACTCATCATGTTCTCCAAGAACAACAAGATGCATGAGTACATCAGCCCTGGCCTTAg CACAAAGAAGATCATTGATCAGTATCAGAAAACTTTGGGAGATATCGATCTCTGGCATTCTCACTATGAG AAAATGCTTGAGAATTTGAAGAAACTCAAAGATATTAACAATAAGCTCAGAAGACAGATCAG GAATCGGATAGGGGAGGGTAGCTTGGATATGGATGATATGAGCTTTCAGCAACTGCGTACTCTTGAAGAGGATATGGTTTCTGCCATTGCCAAAATACGCGAACGAAAG TTCCATGTGATCAGAACTCGGACTGAAACCTGTAGGAAAAAG GTGAGAAGCTTGGAGCAGATGAACGGAAATCTCCTTCTTGAACTT gaaaagtgtgtgaTCCATCCACAATTTATATTACACGATGAAGGAGAGCAGGAATCAGCAGTTGCACTGGCCAATGGAGCCTCCAACCTCTATGCATTCTGCCACCACCATACTCATCTCAATCACCACCTTCATAACCACCATGCACCACCAGAACCCTTCAAAAACGATGATCTCCGCCTCGCTTAA
- the LOC130982451 gene encoding agamous-like MADS-box protein TM6 isoform X1, whose protein sequence is MGRGKIEIKLIENPTNRQVTYSKRRNGIFKKAHELSVLCDAKVSLIMFSKNNKMHEYISPGLSTKKIIDQYQKTLGDIDLWHSHYEKMLENLKKLKDINNKLRRQIRNRIGEGSLDMDDMSFQQLRTLEEDMVSAIAKIRERKFHVIRTRTETCRKKVRSLEQMNGNLLLELKEKCVIHPQFILHDEGEQESAVALANGASNLYAFCHHHTHLNHHLHNHHAPPEPFKNDDLRLA, encoded by the exons ATGGGTCGTGGAAAGATTGAGATAAAGCTCATCGAGAACCCAACCAACAGGCAAGTTACATACTCAAAGAGAAGGAATGGTATCTTCAAGAAAGCTCATGAACTCAGTGTTCTCTGTGATGCTAAGGTCTCACTCATCATGTTCTCCAAGAACAACAAGATGCATGAGTACATCAGCCCTGGCCTTAg CACAAAGAAGATCATTGATCAGTATCAGAAAACTTTGGGAGATATCGATCTCTGGCATTCTCACTATGAG AAAATGCTTGAGAATTTGAAGAAACTCAAAGATATTAACAATAAGCTCAGAAGACAGATCAG GAATCGGATAGGGGAGGGTAGCTTGGATATGGATGATATGAGCTTTCAGCAACTGCGTACTCTTGAAGAGGATATGGTTTCTGCCATTGCCAAAATACGCGAACGAAAG TTCCATGTGATCAGAACTCGGACTGAAACCTGTAGGAAAAAG GTGAGAAGCTTGGAGCAGATGAACGGAAATCTCCTTCTTGAACTT aaggaaaagtgtgtgaTCCATCCACAATTTATATTACACGATGAAGGAGAGCAGGAATCAGCAGTTGCACTGGCCAATGGAGCCTCCAACCTCTATGCATTCTGCCACCACCATACTCATCTCAATCACCACCTTCATAACCACCATGCACCACCAGAACCCTTCAAAAACGATGATCTCCGCCTCGCTTAA